A stretch of the Papaver somniferum cultivar HN1 chromosome 6, ASM357369v1, whole genome shotgun sequence genome encodes the following:
- the LOC113287549 gene encoding NAC domain-containing protein 73-like isoform X1 — protein sequence MTWCNSCEDDDDERVGGDQRSPPSNNPVAEVAENSKEINQTNICKTCPSCGYQIQSQEKAGIHDLPGLPAGVKFDPTDTELLEHLEGKVRSDVQDHQIHHPLIDEFIPTLEGENGICYTHPEKLPGVNKDGLIRHFFHRPSKAYTTGTRKRRKVHTEDEDGGETRWHKTGKTRPVFVGGKLKGYKKILVLYTNYGKKRKPEKTNWVMHQYHLGNTEEEKDGELVVSKVFFQTQPRQCNSSSAVKDSLLPHPAKSKVQNHEYDNNSTTVLYKESNNSLNVEYYNPSTRMISYGEAGTENRGGPSHHQMIPNFVLHQAGGSSFLT from the exons atgaCATGGTGCAACAGCTGCGAGGATGATGACGATGAACGAGTAGGGGGTGATCAAAGATCCCCACCTTCGAATAATCCCGTTGCAGAAGTTGCCGAGAATTCCAAAGAAATAAATCAAACCAATATTTGTAAAACTTGCCCTTCTTGTGGTTATCAAATTCAGAGCCAAGAAAAG GCTGGAATTCATGACTTACCAGGACTACCAGCTGGAGTTAAGTTTGATCCAACAGATACTGAACTTCTAGAGCATTTAGAAGGAAAAGTGAGGTCTGATGTTCAAGATCATCAAATTCATCACCCACTCATTGATGAATTCATCCCTACACTTGAAGGAGAGAATGGAATTTGTTATACTCACCCTGAGAAGTTACCAG GAGTAAACAAAGATGGTTTGATCCGGCACTTCTTTCATCGACCCTCAAAGGCGTATACAACAGGAACTAGGAAAAGAAGGAAGGTTCACACGGAAGATGAAGATGGTGGAGAAACACGTTGGCATAAAACTGGAAAAACTAGGCCGGTTTTTGTTGGTGGGAAGCTAAAAGGTTACAAGAAAATACTTGTTCTCTATACTAACTATGGTAAGAAGAGAAAGCCTGAGAAAACTAACTGGGTGATGCATCAATACCATCTAGGTAATACTGAGGAAGAAAAAGATGGAGAATTGGTTGTTTCAAAAGTTTTCTTCCAAACACAACCCAGGCAATGTAATTCATCATCAGCTGTCAAAGATTCATTATTACCACATCCCGCTAAATCCAAGGTTCAAAATCATGAGTATGATAATAACTCGACTACTGTTTTATATAAGGAATCTAATAATAGCCTTAATGTCGAATACTATAACCCTAGCACTCGTATGATTTCATACGGTGAAGCTGGCACTGAAAATCGAGGAGGCCCATCTCATCATCAGATGATTCCTAATTTTGTTCTTCATCAAGCTGGTGGGTCTTCGTTTCTTACCTAA
- the LOC113287549 gene encoding NAC domain-containing protein 73-like isoform X2, which produces MTWCNSCEDDDDERVGGDQRSPPSNNPVAEVAENSKEINQTNICKTCPSCGYQIQSQEKAGIHDLPGLPAGVKFDPTDTELLEHLEGKVRSDVQDHQIHHPLIDEFIPTLEGENGICYTHPEKLPGVNKDGLIRHFFHRPSKAYTTGTRKRRKVHTEDEDGGETRWHKTGKTRPVFVGGKLKGNTEEEKDGELVVSKVFFQTQPRQCNSSSAVKDSLLPHPAKSKVQNHEYDNNSTTVLYKESNNSLNVEYYNPSTRMISYGEAGTENRGGPSHHQMIPNFVLHQAGGSSFLT; this is translated from the exons atgaCATGGTGCAACAGCTGCGAGGATGATGACGATGAACGAGTAGGGGGTGATCAAAGATCCCCACCTTCGAATAATCCCGTTGCAGAAGTTGCCGAGAATTCCAAAGAAATAAATCAAACCAATATTTGTAAAACTTGCCCTTCTTGTGGTTATCAAATTCAGAGCCAAGAAAAG GCTGGAATTCATGACTTACCAGGACTACCAGCTGGAGTTAAGTTTGATCCAACAGATACTGAACTTCTAGAGCATTTAGAAGGAAAAGTGAGGTCTGATGTTCAAGATCATCAAATTCATCACCCACTCATTGATGAATTCATCCCTACACTTGAAGGAGAGAATGGAATTTGTTATACTCACCCTGAGAAGTTACCAG GAGTAAACAAAGATGGTTTGATCCGGCACTTCTTTCATCGACCCTCAAAGGCGTATACAACAGGAACTAGGAAAAGAAGGAAGGTTCACACGGAAGATGAAGATGGTGGAGAAACACGTTGGCATAAAACTGGAAAAACTAGGCCGGTTTTTGTTGGTGGGAAGCTAAAAG GTAATACTGAGGAAGAAAAAGATGGAGAATTGGTTGTTTCAAAAGTTTTCTTCCAAACACAACCCAGGCAATGTAATTCATCATCAGCTGTCAAAGATTCATTATTACCACATCCCGCTAAATCCAAGGTTCAAAATCATGAGTATGATAATAACTCGACTACTGTTTTATATAAGGAATCTAATAATAGCCTTAATGTCGAATACTATAACCCTAGCACTCGTATGATTTCATACGGTGAAGCTGGCACTGAAAATCGAGGAGGCCCATCTCATCATCAGATGATTCCTAATTTTGTTCTTCATCAAGCTGGTGGGTCTTCGTTTCTTACCTAA
- the LOC113287550 gene encoding guanylate-binding protein 7-like, translating to MVKFSSRGGNSNSNSNNHGRDIEISSSPHHHQLHNQNSSSPAFVSGMGAARPVRLVCCDEKGKFQIDPQAVTTLQLVKGPIGVVSVCGRARQGKSFILNQLLGRSSGFQVASTHRPCTKGLWMWSAPIKRTALDGAEYSLILLDSEGIDAYDQTGTYSTQIFSLAVLLSSMFIYNQMGGIDEAALDHLSLVTEMTKHIRVRASGGMSTASELGQFSPTFVWLLRDFYLELEEDNRKITPRDYLELALSPVQGGGEGISAKNEIRESIRALFPDRECFTLVQPLNDEMELQRLDQISVDKLRPEFISGLESLTNFIFERTRPKQIGSATMTGPILAGITQSFLQALNNGAVPTIASSWQVIEQTECRRAYDSAAEVYMSSFDRSRPDEEVSLGEAHEEAVQKSLVSFNASAVGSGLTRQKYENLLRTFFRKAFEDHRRNVFLEADLRCSRLIQGMEKRLRAACHDSNANIDHVVKVLDGMLSEYETTAHGPAKWQKLATFLQQSLEGLISDLAKKQLDQARSDKAALSLRCRSIEDKMGLLNKQIEASEKNKSEYLQCFEDAINDKKKLTEDYTRSIANLQSQCSTLEERSSSLLKAVESAKRDSFEWKRKYEQVTSKKKAEIDQVNAEISALLSRISSAEARLAAAREQIHSAEEEAMEWKRKFDFTSQETKAALDKAATIQVRVNTHVRLKEDVVRAKFTASLSAKDEEIIDKAAKLEYAEKRLTTASLELQAAESKLKSYEMELSPQKLEIEELREKLESVKVAAQSFERNARVLEQEKIYLEQKYLPELKRFEEAQERCRVAEKDAKRATELADTECKTAVIALREKNEVQRLAMERVAHIERQERRLEGLKRQKADLLREIQNIRESEMDAVAKVGQLEARVEEREQEIDSLLKSNNEQRVNTVQVLENLLKAERASRAEANRRAETLSLQLQSTQSKLDLLQQDFTSARLIETALDSKLRTASRQKRSRPDDYEWESVLDMDIDENIVRERKRSKSTATSSPFKNIQVMEGGGSDINTVEEANLSQGLLDYTKFTVVKLRQEITRHGFGADLLQLKSATKKDVLNLYEKRVLGM from the exons ATGGTGAAATTCTCCAGTAGAGGAGGAAACTCTAACTCTAATAGCAATAACCATGGAAGAGACATAGAAATTTCTTCATCACCTCATCATCATCAATTACACAATCAAAATTCATCCTCCCCTGCTTTTGTCTCTGGTATGGGTGCTGCAAGACCGGTTCGTCTTGTGTGTTGTGATGAAAAGGGAAAGTTTCAAATCGACCCACAAGCTGTTACTACTCTTCAACTCGTTAAAGGGCCTATTGGTGTTGTCTCTGTTTGTGGTCGTGCTCGTCAAGGAAAAAGCTTcattttaaatcag CTTCTTGGGAGGAGTAGTGGATTCCAAGTTGCGTCTACCCACAGACCCTGCACTAAAGGGCTTTGGATGTGGAGCGCACCAATAAAGAGGACTGCCCTTGATGGAGCTGAATACAGTCTTATACTGTTGGATAGCGAAGGAATTGACGCATATGATCAAACG GGAACATATAGCACACAAATATTTTCCTTGGCTGTTCTCTTATCTAGCATGTTTATCTACAACCAG ATGGGTGGTATAGACGAGGCTGCACTAGATCATTTATCTCTTGTCACTGAAATGACTAAGCATATCCGCGTTAGAGCCTCTGGAGGAATGAGTACAGCATCCGAGCTTGGGCAGTTCTCTCCAACATTTGTTTGGCTTTTGAGG GACTTCTATTTAGAGTTGGAAGAGGATAATCGAAAGATAACACCTCGTGATTACCTCGAGCTTGCTTTAAGTCCGGTGCAAGGTGGTGGAGAAGGTATATCTGCCAAAAATGAG ATTCGGGAGTCCATCCGGGCACTTTTTCCAGATCGTGAGTGCTTCACCCTCGTGCAGCCTTTGAACGATGAAATGGAGCTCCAACGACTTGATCAGATATCT GTGGATAAATTACGGCCAGAATTTATATCCGGTTTGGAATCGTtaacaaattttatttttgagaGAACAAGGCCAAAGCAAATAGGATCTGCCACAATGACAGGCCCCATTCTTGCTGGTATCACGCAATCATTTCTGCAAGCCCTTAATAATGGTGCTGTGCCTACAATAGCATCTTCATGGCAGGTTA TTGAGCA AACAGAATGTCGGAGGGCATATGATTCAGCTGCTGAAGTCTATATGTCTTCCTTTGACCGATCAAGGCCTGACGAGGAG GTTTCCTTGGGAGAAGCACATGAAGAAGCAGTTCAGAAATCACTAGTTTCTTTTAATGCAAGCGCCGTGGGGTCTGGCCTTACAAGACAGAAGTATGAAAATCTTCTCCGGACTTTCTTCAGAAAGGCATTTGAG GATCATAGAAGGAATGTTTTCTTGGAGGCGGACTTGAGATGCTCGAGACTCATACAAGGCATGGAAAAGAGATTGAGAGCTGCTTGTCATGATTCCAATGCTAATATAGATCATGTCGTGAAG GTTCTTGATGGTATGTTATCTGAGTATGAAACGACAGCTCATGGTCCAGCAAAGTGGCAGAAGCTTGCCACCTTCTTACAACAGAG CTTGGAGGGTTTAATATCTGACCTGGCGAAGAAGCAACTAGATCAAGCTAGATCAGACAAGGCTGCACTCTCTTTAAGGTGCCGCTCTATTGAAGACAAAATGGGGTTGCTTAACAAGCAAATTGAAGCAAGTGAGAAGAACAAATCCGAGTATCTGCAGTGTTTTGAGGATGCAATCAATGATAAGAAGAAGCTTACAGAAGATTATACAAGAAGCATAGCTAATTTGCAGAGTCAGTGCAGCACATTAGAGGAAAGATCTTCGAGCTTGCTGAAAGCTGTGGAATCTGCAAAGAGGGATTCCTTTGAATGGAAACGAAAGTACGAACAAGTAACTTCGAAGAAGAAAGCAGAAATAGACCAGGTCAATGCTGAGATTTCAGCCCTTCTATCCAGAATTAGTTCTGCTGAAGCTAGGCTAGCTGCTGCACGCGAGCAAATTCATTCTGCTGAGGAGGAAGCGATGGAGTGGAAAAGGAAGTTTGATTTCACTAGTCAGGAAACTAAAGCAGCTTTGGACAAGGCAGCAACCATACAGGTACGTGTAAACACCCACGTAAGACTAAAAGAAGATGTTGTTAGAGCAAAATTCACTGCCAGTTTGTCAGCAAAG GATGAGGAAATCATCGATAAGGCAGCGAAACTTGAGTATGCAGAAAAGCGTTTGACAACTGCAAGTTTAGAGTTGCAG GCTGCAGAGTCAAAACTGAAGAGCTATGAAATGGAGCTTTCCCCTCAAAAGCTAGAAATCGAAGAGTTGAGAGAGAAATTAGAATCTGTCAAGGTTGCTGCTCAATCATTTGAAAGAAATGCCAGGGTGTTGGAACAagaaaagatatacctggagcaaaaATACCTACCTGAGCTCAAAAGGTTCGAGGAAGCACAGGAAAGGTGCAGAGTCGCTGAAAAGGATGCTAAAAGAGCTACCGAGCTAGCTGATACAGAATGCAAAACTGCAGTAATCGCTCTAAGGGAGAAAAATGAGGTTCAGCGATTGGCAATGGAAAGGGTAGCCCATATTGAGAGGCAAGAAAGGCGACTTGAAGGTTTAAAGAGACAGAAAGCTGACCTTTTGAGGGAAATACAAAATATCCGTGAATCAGAAATGGATGCTGTTGCGAAAGTTGGTCAACTGGAAGCTAGGGTCGAAGAGAGAGAACAGGAGATCGATTCGTTATTAAAATCTAATAATGAACAAAGGGTGAACACTGTGCAAGTCCTTGAGAATCTTCTCAAGGCCGAGAGAGCATCCCGAGCAGAGGCCAATCGAAGGGCTGAAACCCTATCATTGCAGCTTCAATCTACTCAAAGCAAGCTGGATTTACTCCAGCAGGATTTCACTTCTGCTCGGCTGATTGAAACTGCACTGGACAGTAAATTGAGGACTGCTTCCCGGCAGAAACGTTCAAGGCCCGACGATTATGAATGGGAATCTGTTCTGGATATGGATATTGATGAGAATATAGTTAGAGAGAGAAAAAGATCAAAGAGCACAGCTACAAGTAGCCCTTTCAAAAACATACAGGTGATGGAAGGTGGTGGTTCAGATATCAATACTGTTGAAGAGGCCAACCTAAGTCAGGGATTGCTAGACTATACAAAGTTTACTGTAGTGAAACTCAGACAAGAGATAACAAGACATGGTTTTGGTGCTGATTTGCTTCAGTTGAAGAGTGCCACTAAGAAAGATGTTCTAAATCTATACGAGAAACGTGTCCTTGGAATGTAG